From Diceros bicornis minor isolate mBicDic1 chromosome 21, mDicBic1.mat.cur, whole genome shotgun sequence, the proteins below share one genomic window:
- the GPAA1 gene encoding glycosylphosphatidylinositol anchor attachment 1 protein, which translates to MGLLSDPVRRRALARLVLRLNAPLCVLSYVAGVAWFLALAFPPLTQRTYMSENAMGSTMVEEQFAGGDRARGFARDFAAHRRKSGALPVAWLERTMQSVGLEVYTQSFSRKLPFPDETHERYMVSGTNVYGILRAPRAASTESLVLTVPCGPDSTNSQAVGLLLALAAHFRGQIYWAKDIIFLVTEHDLLGTEAWLEAYHDVNVTGMQSSPLQGRAGAIQAAVALELSSDVITSLDVAVEGLNGQLPNLDLLNLFQTFCQKGGLLCTLQGKLQPQDWTSIDGPLQGLQTLLLMVLQQASGRPHGPHGLFLRYRVEALTVRGINSFRQYKYDLVAVGKALEGMFRKLNHLLERLHQSFFFYLLPALSRFVSIGLYMPAAGFLLLVLGLKALELWMQLHEAGVGPEEAGGASGPSPPLPPAQGVGLASLVAPLLISQAMGLALYVLPVLGQHVAAQHFPVAESEAVVLTLLAIYAAGLALPHNTHRVVSTQAADRGWMALKLVALIYLALQLACITLTNFSLGFLLATTMVPAAALTEPCGPRPLYATLLVLTSPAATLLGSLFLWQELQEAPLSLAEGWQLFLAALAQGMLEHHTYGALLFPLLALGLYPCWLLFWNVLFWK; encoded by the exons atGGGCCTCCTGTCGGACCCGGTGCGCCGGCGCGCGCTTGCCCGCCTCGTGCTGCGTCTCAACGCGCCGCTCTG CGTGCTGAGCTACGTGGCGGGCGTCGCCTGGTTCCTGGCGCTGGCTTTCCCGCCGCTGACCCAGCGCACGTACATGTCGGAGAACGCCATGGGCTCCACCATGGTGGAGGAGCAGTTTGCGGGCGGAGACCGTGCCCGAGGTTTTGCCCGGGACTTCGCTGCCCACCGCAGGAAGTCGGG GGCTCTGCCAGTGGCCTGGCTGGAGCGGACGATGCAGTCAGTGGGGCTGGAGGTCTACACGCAGAGTTTCTCCCGGAAACTGCCTTTTCCAGATGAGACGCACGAGCGCTAT ATGGTGTCAGGCACCAACGTGTACGGCATCCTACGGGCCCCTCGCGCTGCCAGCACTGAGTCCCTGGTGCTCACCGTACCCTGTGGCCCTGACTCTACCAACAGCCAGGCTGTGGGGCTGCTGCTGGCACTCGCTGCCCACTTCCGGG GGCAGATTTACTGGGCCAAAGACATCATCTTCCTGGTGACAGAACACGACCTTCTGGGCACTGAGGCTTGGCTTGAAGCCTACCACGACGTCAACGTCACTG GCATGCAGTCATCCCCGTTGCAGGGCCGGGCTGGGGCCATTCAAGCAGCAGTGGCTCTAGAGCTGAGCAGTGATGTGATCACTAGCCTCGATGTGGCTGTGGAGGGGCTCAACGGGCAGCTGCCCAACCTTGATCTGCTCAACCTCTTCCAGACCTTCTGCCAGAAAGGGGGGCTGCTGTGCACACTGCAGGGCAAG CTGCAGCCCCAGGACTGGACATCCATagacgggccactgcagggtctgCAGACACTGCTGCTCATGGTTCTGCAGCAGGCCTCTGGCCGCCCTCACGGCCCCCATGGCCTCTTCCTGCGCTACCGTGTGGAGGCCCTAACTGTGCGTGGCATCAATAGCTTCCGACAGTATAAGTATGACCTGGTGGCAGTGGGCAA GGCTCTGGAGGGCATGTTCCGCAAGCTCAACCACCTTCTGGAGCGCCTGCACCAGTCCTTCTTCTTCTACCTGCTCCCCGCGCTCTCCCGCTTCGTCTCCATTGGCCTCTACATGCCTGCTGCTGGCTTTTTGCTCCTGGTCCTTGGTCTCAAG GCTCTGGAACTGTGGATGCAGCTGCATGAGGCCGGAGTGGGCCCTGAGGAGGCTGGGGGGGCCTCTGGACCCAGTCCTCCCCTACCCCCGGCACAG ggtgtggggctggcctcgcTTGTGGCGCCCTTGCTGATCTCACAGGCCATGGGCCTGGCCCTCTACGTCCTGCCGGTGCTGGGCCAACATGTGGCCGCCCAGCACTTCCCCGTGGCTGAGTCCGAAGCTGTGGTGCTGACATTGCTGGCCATCTATGCAGCTGGCCTGGCCCTCCCACACAACACTCACCG GGTGGTGAGTACTCAGGCCGCGGACAGGGGCTGGATGGCACTGAAGCTGGTAGCCCTGATCTATCTGGCACTACAACTGGCCTGCATCACCCTCACCAACTTCTCACTAGGTTTCCTGCTGGCCACCACCATGGTGCCCGCCGCTGCGCTCACCGAGCCCTGTGGGCCTCG GCCACTCTATGCCACCTTGCTGGTGCTGACGAGCCCGGCAGCCACACTCCTGGGCAGCCTGTTCCTGTGGCAGGAGCTGCAGGAGGCACCACTATCACTGGCTGAGGGCTGGCAGCTGTTTCTGGCAGCACTGGCGCAGGGCATGCTGGAACACCACACTTATGGTGCCCTGCTCTTTCCGCTGCTGGCTCTGGGCCTCTATCCCTGCTGGCTGCTCTTCTGGAATGTGCTCTTCTGGAAGTGA
- the EXOSC4 gene encoding exosome complex component RRP41 — MAGLELLSDQGYRVDGRRAGELRKIQARMGVFAQADGSAYIEQGNTKALAVVYGPHEIRGSRARALPDRALVNCQYSSATFSTGERKRRPHGDRKSFEMGLQLRQTFEAAILTQLHPRSQIDIYVQVLQADGGTYAACVNAAMLAVLDAGIPMQDFVCACSAGFVDGTALADLSHVEEAAGGPQLALALLPASGQIALLEMDARLHEDHLEQVLEAAARAARDVHTLLDRVVRQHVREASILLED, encoded by the exons ATGGCGGGGCTGGAGCTCCTGTCGGACCAAGGCTACCGGGTGGATGGGCGGCGCGCCGGGGAGCTGCGCAAGATCCAGGCGCGGATGGGCGTGTTCGCGCAGGCCGATGGCTCGGCCTACATCGAGCAGGGCAACACCAAAGCGCTAGCCGTGGTCTACGGGCCCCACGAG ATCCGGGGCTCCCGGGCACGAGCCCTGCCAGACAGGGCCCTGGTGAACTGTCAGTACAGTTCCGCAACCTTCAGCACAGGTGAGCGCAAGCGGCGGCCACACGGGGACCGGAAGTCCTTCGAGATGGGCCTGCAGCTGCGTCAGACCTTTGAGGCGGCCATCCTTACACAGCTGCACCCACGCTCCCAGATTGATATCTATGTGCAG GTGCTGCAGGCAGATGGTGGGACCTATGCGGCTTGTGTGAATGCAGCCATGCTGGCAGTGCTGGACGCTGGGATACCCATGCAGGACTTTGTGTGTGCCTGCTCAGCTGGCTTTGTGGACGGCACAGCCCTGGCAGACCTCAGCCACGTGGAGGAAGCAGCTGGTGGCCCCCAgctggccctggccctgctgcCGGCCTCAGGCCAGATTGCACTGCTTGAGATGGACGCCAGGCTGCATGAAGACCACCTGGAGCAGGTGTTAGAGGCCGCTGCCCGGGCCGCCCGCGATGTGCACACCCTGTTGGACCGTGTGGTCCGGCAGCATGTGCGCGAGGCCTCTATCTTGCTGGAGGACTGA